In Helicobacter colisuis, the DNA window TTAAAATAATACTTTTAAAACTCAAAGCTTGAAGGAAAAAAATGGCTAAAATCAGCGTATTTGGCGGTGGTGCTTGGGGCAAGGCATTACATTTTGCTTTTGGAGAAAAAAATGATTCTTATATTATTTCAAGAAAAAGTCTTAATTCCCCCAACCAAATCTCTCAAGCACAAGCACAAAATAGCGATTTTTTTGTCGTAGCAATTTGTAGCTCAGCTCTAGAATCGTGGCTAAAAGATTCTCCCCTCCCTCAAGAATCTAAGATTCTAGTAGCTTCCAAAGGTATAGCAAATGGGCTGTTTGTAAGCGATATTTTCTCTAAATTTTATCCCAAAGCGCAGCTAAGCTTCCTTGCTGGACCTAGCTTTGCCAAAGAAGTCTCCCAATCTCTCCCTTGTGCGCTTAATGTGCATTCTAATAGTCTCCAAAGCGCCCAAGAATGGCTAGATTTATTTCCCAATTTTATCAAGCCTTATACTAATGATGACATTATAGGTGGAGAGATTGGGGGAGCGTATAAAAATGTGATTGCCATTGCAAGTGGAATTTGCGAGGGAATGGGGCTTGGCAATAATGCAAGGGCTTCTTTAGTGGCTAGAGGGCTTGTTGAAATGACTCGATTTGGAAAATTTTTTGGCGCAAGAGAAGAAACTTTTTTGGGATTGTCAGGAGCAGGTGATTTGTTTTTAACAGCCAACTCCACACTTTCAAGGAATTTTAGGGTTGGTCTTGGATTAGCTCAAAATAAGCACTTGCAGGAGATTTTGGATAATCTAGGCGAAGTTGCTGAAGGGGTGCAAACTTCTAAGGAAATTTATGCACTAGCCCAAAAAAATGAAATTTACACACCTATTGCTAAGGAAGTTGCCCTTATTATGGAAGGAAAGAATCCAAAAGTAAGCCTAATGGATCTAATGAAGCGAATGAATTAAAATTTTTCAAAATATTCTGCAATTTTTCTAGGATTATTAGTTTGTGTTAAGGAGAGCATCAAAAGAATCCTTGCTTTTTGTGGATTAAGATCATTAGCCGAAACAAACCCTTGAGTATTTTCTTCTTCGCTTAACAATACCATTCCACAGCCCACTCTTGAGCTTTTTACCACTTGTAGTTTATTTTCTTTTAATAACTCTATTAAATATTCTTTTTGATTCTTGTGGATACTCCCAGCACCACTTCCTGCAATCACTAATCCCTTAGCGCCTGCCTTTAAAAATGCTTCAATAGCTACTCTAGAGCCATCATTAGCATAGCTATAAACAATATCTACCTTAGGCAAAGAATCTAGCCTTTCAATGTTAAATGGAGTTTGCAGGGTATGCAATTTAAGATTAATAGTCTTAAAAAAGACCTTGCCATCTATAATATAACCCATCTCTCCACCATTTGGGGATTGAAAAGATTCTACATTTAAAGTATGCATTTTAGTAGCTTCCCTTGCAGAATGAATTCTATCATTCATTACTATCATCACGCCCTTTGCTTCAGCGTTTTTATTTCCTGCAAGACTAATGGCATTATAAAGATTCCTAGGACCATCTGCACTCATTGCAGTTGCAGGACGCATAGCACCAGTTAAAACCACCGGCTTATCACTCTTAATTACAAGACTTAAAAAATATGCCGTCTCTTCCATTGTGTCTGTTCCGTGCGTTATAACAATGCCATCAATCTCAGAATCTTTTAAAAGCACATTAATAGTTTTAGCAAGTTTAAGCCAAATCAAATCAGTCATATCAGCACTATCAATGTTTGCAATCTGTTTAGTTTGAATATTAACTATACACTGCAATTGCGGAATTGCTTCAATCAATAACTCCACGCTTAAACTGCCTGATTTATAATCCGTTGTTCTAAGCTTGTTTTTTGCTTCTCCAGCGATTGTTCCACCTGTTGCTAATATCATAATATTTGGTTTATATGTTTTTAAACTCACCAAAATCCTTTTTTGAAGTCCTTATACTTTTATTTAATGATTTTTGCTTGTAATTCTAACACTTTTTATTATTAAATTGAGCAAAAATTTATTAATCTTGAGTAATTTAGTAACAAAAAAATATATTTTTGCAATTTTATTTTATATACAATATGTATTTAAATATTTTATGCTAATATTTCACCAAAACAATAAAACTTTAAAAGGATAAAAAATGCCAAATTTAACACATAATAATTTTTCACAAGAAACTCTTGCGCTTCATGCTGGATACACTTATGATTCTCAAAGGACGCTTAGTGTTCCTATTTACCAAAATACCGCTTATAGTTTTGAGAGTTTGCAACAAGCAGCCGCACGATTTGGGCTTCAAGAGCTTGGTAATATCTATTCACGCCTTACTAACCCAACCACAGATATTTTAGGCGCTAGATTAGCTGCGATTGAGGGAGGAGCCTTTGGCGTCCCGACTTCAAGTGGAAGTGCAGCTATTTTTTATGCGCTTGTTAATCTAGCGCAAAATGGCGATAATATCGCATTTTCAAATAAAATCTATGGAGGCACACAAACCTTATTAGTGCATACACTCAAAAGATTTGGGATTGAAGCAAGAGTTTTTGATATTGATGATATTGACAACACTTTAGAAAAAGTTATTGATTCAAAAACAAAAGCTATCTTTTTTGAAAGTCTTTCCAATCCACAAATAGCTATTGCTGATGCAGAAAAAATCACAAAAATTGCCAAAGCTCACGGGATTGTAAGCATTTGTGATAACACTGTTGCCACTGCATTTTTACACAAACCTTTTGATTATGGTGTTGATATTGCTGTTTATAGCCTTAGCAAATATGTGAATGGGCAAGGCAGTGCATTAGGTGGAGCGGTTATTGAGCGTAATGGACTTAATGAACTCATTAAAGACAATCCTCGCTATCTACCTTTCAATACTCCAGATGAAAGTTATCACGGGCTTGTGTATGCCTCACTTCCTTTACCTATTTTCTCTATTCGCCTTATTACAGAATGGCTAAGAAATATCGGAGCAACACTCTCTCCACAAAATGCATGGATTATATTACAAGGATTAGAAACTCTTGAATTAAGAATCCAAAAACATAGTGCCAATGCACTAGAAGTGGCAAAATTCCTAGAATCTCACCCAAAAGTCAAAAGCGTTAATTACCCTGCATTAAGCAGCAATCCCTATCATCACCTTGTGAATAAATATTTTACCAACAACCAATGCAGCGGACTTATTAGCTTTGAATCAGAAAGTTTTGAAGAAGCACAAAAAATCTGCAATGCTCTAGAACTTTTTGCTATTGTTGCTAATATCGGAGATTCTAAATCTCTCATTATCCATCCTGCTTCCACCACACATTCACAATTAAGCCAAAAAGAGCTTGATTTAGCAGGAATCACACCTGCTACAATCCGCTTAAGCATCGGATTAGAATCACCGCTTGATTTAATCGCTGATTTAAAACAAGCTTTAGAAAAATAAAGGAATGTTTATGTTAAATGGAATTATTGTAGGTTTATTGCTCGGCTTTGTTTTACAAAGAGGTCGTTTTTGCGTAGTAGGTGCATACAGAGATGTTTTTCTTAGCAAGAAATTCACTATCTTCATTGCACTCTTTATTGTTATAGTGGTGCAAAGTATAGGAGTTTGGGCTCTTAATTCTTTTGGTTATATTTCTATTAAACCACAAGAGTTTTATTGGCTATCAACCATTATTGGAGGCGTTATTTTTGGATTTGGAATGGTGATTGCCGGAGGTTGTGCTACAGGAACTTGGTATAGAGCTGGGGAAGGCTTAATTGGCTCCATTGCTGCTTTATTTTTTTATGCGTTAAGTGCAAGTATTGTAAAATATGGGGCTCTTTTGCCTTTACAAAACAATTTACAAGCTTTTAAAATTTCTGATGGCACCATTTACCAAAGCTTAGGAATTTCTCCTTGGATTTTAGTGATTACATTGGGAATAATTGTTAGTTTTTTTGTTTTTAAGGAGTTACGCAAACCACGCCTAAAAATCGCTCGTTTAAAACCTAAAAAAACAGGAATTTCTCACTTATTGTTTGAAAAATCTTGGC includes these proteins:
- a CDS encoding NAD(P)H-dependent glycerol-3-phosphate dehydrogenase, which produces MAKISVFGGGAWGKALHFAFGEKNDSYIISRKSLNSPNQISQAQAQNSDFFVVAICSSALESWLKDSPLPQESKILVASKGIANGLFVSDIFSKFYPKAQLSFLAGPSFAKEVSQSLPCALNVHSNSLQSAQEWLDLFPNFIKPYTNDDIIGGEIGGAYKNVIAIASGICEGMGLGNNARASLVARGLVEMTRFGKFFGAREETFLGLSGAGDLFLTANSTLSRNFRVGLGLAQNKHLQEILDNLGEVAEGVQTSKEIYALAQKNEIYTPIAKEVALIMEGKNPKVSLMDLMKRMN
- a CDS encoding asparaginase; its protein translation is MSLKTYKPNIMILATGGTIAGEAKNKLRTTDYKSGSLSVELLIEAIPQLQCIVNIQTKQIANIDSADMTDLIWLKLAKTINVLLKDSEIDGIVITHGTDTMEETAYFLSLVIKSDKPVVLTGAMRPATAMSADGPRNLYNAISLAGNKNAEAKGVMIVMNDRIHSAREATKMHTLNVESFQSPNGGEMGYIIDGKVFFKTINLKLHTLQTPFNIERLDSLPKVDIVYSYANDGSRVAIEAFLKAGAKGLVIAGSGAGSIHKNQKEYLIELLKENKLQVVKSSRVGCGMVLLSEEENTQGFVSANDLNPQKARILLMLSLTQTNNPRKIAEYFEKF
- a CDS encoding O-acetylhomoserine aminocarboxypropyltransferase/cysteine synthase family protein — translated: MPNLTHNNFSQETLALHAGYTYDSQRTLSVPIYQNTAYSFESLQQAAARFGLQELGNIYSRLTNPTTDILGARLAAIEGGAFGVPTSSGSAAIFYALVNLAQNGDNIAFSNKIYGGTQTLLVHTLKRFGIEARVFDIDDIDNTLEKVIDSKTKAIFFESLSNPQIAIADAEKITKIAKAHGIVSICDNTVATAFLHKPFDYGVDIAVYSLSKYVNGQGSALGGAVIERNGLNELIKDNPRYLPFNTPDESYHGLVYASLPLPIFSIRLITEWLRNIGATLSPQNAWIILQGLETLELRIQKHSANALEVAKFLESHPKVKSVNYPALSSNPYHHLVNKYFTNNQCSGLISFESESFEEAQKICNALELFAIVANIGDSKSLIIHPASTTHSQLSQKELDLAGITPATIRLSIGLESPLDLIADLKQALEK
- a CDS encoding YeeE/YedE thiosulfate transporter family protein — protein: MLNGIIVGLLLGFVLQRGRFCVVGAYRDVFLSKKFTIFIALFIVIVVQSIGVWALNSFGYISIKPQEFYWLSTIIGGVIFGFGMVIAGGCATGTWYRAGEGLIGSIAALFFYALSASIVKYGALLPLQNNLQAFKISDGTIYQSLGISPWILVITLGIIVSFFVFKELRKPRLKIARLKPKKTGISHLLFEKSWHPFITALLVALIAILAWPLSSLSGRNYGLGITTPSANLIQYLTTGNLDFIDWGAFFVLGIALGSFLAAKFSGEFKFRLPDKKTLAYSSIGGILMGIGASLAGGCTIGNGLVETALFSYKGWVATIFFLLGAYIATFFTIILPSRSVAQKS